Proteins encoded in a region of the Dreissena polymorpha isolate Duluth1 chromosome 6, UMN_Dpol_1.0, whole genome shotgun sequence genome:
- the LOC127834241 gene encoding tumor necrosis factor ligand superfamily member 10-like isoform X2 encodes MSTAPKELYFDNTWVTTGSSMDAHYQELKEPTCTGRCNFKTVNCQEVFDSEQRTSKHITGYKELNAVRANRLRAIIIGTSVAFIVCCVVALIAISMTIRQQETLGELQTTTENLRNRCAQLEGNAKLCLPCAELSLSPFPEGTPEIAELLKHYENGQQICCAKTVNQTSIFLNLFAKRKQLEKCAQDAINAENRPSGNCSSSGSPNIPSGNAFSNVSAHMLAGPQPSNLSSDERIRNWSVGPVAPGTHLTNIRLSSDNHSVVIAESGRYFLYSQVSFLIYYNPETPHDPRSPAQSLFHSVFRYNFIYPLGDEELLRSDVTQCWEQKKDYGRYTSYVGATVQLNKGDLIYVKVSKIGFISREEPGLTYFGLFKIG; translated from the exons ATGTCGACGGCTCCAAAAGAGCTTTATTTTGATAACACGTGGGTTACTACGGGATCCAGCATGGATGCGCATTATCAGGAACTCAAGGAACCAACTTGCACAGGACGTTGCAACTTTAAAACTGTCAATTGCCAGGAAGTATTTGATAGCGAACAAAGAACGAGCAAACACATTACCGGTTACAAAGAGCTTAATGCAGTTAGAGCTAACAGACTCAGAGCAATTATTATTGGTACTTCAGTTGCGTTTATTGTTTGCTGTGTCGTAGCTTTAATTGCAATTAGCATGACAATCCGACAGCAGGAGACACTTGGAGAATTGCAGACGACAACTGAAAACCTGCGCAACCGATGTGCGCAGTTGGAAGGAAACGCTAAGCTCTGTCTGCCATGCGCAGAACTATCATTGAGTCCATTTCCGGAAGGCACGCCGGAAATCGCTGAACTGCTGAAACACTATGAAAACGGTCAACAAATCTGTTGCGCAAAAACGGTTAACCAGACGTCGATATTCCTAAATCTG TTTGCAAAAAGAAAGCAACTGGAGAAATGCGCACAAG ATGCCATCAATGCAGAGAATCGTCCATCCGGAAATTGCAGCAGTTCTGGTTCCCCGAACATTCCTTCTGGCAACGCATTCAGCAACGTGTCTGCGCACATGCTGGCTGGCCCCCAGCCGTCAAACCTGT CCTCTGACGAAAGAATACGGAACTGGAGTGTTGGTCCGGTGGCTCCCGGAACTCACCTGACCAATATTCGACTCTCCTCGGACAACCACTCCGTCGTCATTGCGGAGTCTGGCCGCTACTTCCTGTACAGCCAGGTCAGCTTCCTAATATACTACAACCCGGAAACGCCGCATGACCCTCGAAGCCCTGCACAGTCCTTGTTCCACTCCGTCTTCCGATACAACTTCATATACCCGTTAGGCGATGAAGAGCTGTTGCGAAGTGACGTCACTCAGTGCTGGGAACAGAAGAAAGATTACGGACGCTACACGAGTTACGTCGGCGCCACCGTTCAACTCAACAAGGGCGATCTGATCTATGTCAAAGTATCCAAAATCGGATTCATTTCGAGAGAAGAACCGGGTTTAACATATTTTGGGTTGTTTAAAATTGGTTGA
- the LOC127834281 gene encoding uncharacterized protein LOC127834281, translating to MIASQQTTIKELQTTMENLRNRLAQLEENATLCIPCAELSLGPYPEDTPDVAQLLKHVENGQQICCAKTANQTSFFLNLRIGHPEIASSSSPHSPSGNSFSNVSAHMLAGPQPTNLSLDGRIRNWSIGPTVPGTHLTNMRHSSDNRSLVSPESGRYFLYSQVGFLIYYNPEAQLDPQSPAPSLFHSVLRYNFLYPLGDEELLRSDVTRCWKQKKDYGRYTSYVGATVQLNKGDLVYVKNWKFTLLCDPRTGSVRSYVIPELEVYAPM from the exons ATGATTGCTAGccagcagacgacaattaaagAATTGCAGACGACAATGGAAAATCTGCGCAACAGACTTGCGCAGTTGGAAGAGAACGCTACGCTGTGTATACCATGCGCAGAACTTTCATTGGGCCCATATCCGGAAGATACACCGGATGTCGCCCAACTGCTGAAACACGTTGAAAATGGACAACAAATTTGTTGTGCAAAAACGGCTAACCAGACTTCTTTTTTCCTTAATCTG AGAATAGGCCATCCGGAAATTGCAAGTTCTAGTTCCCCGCACAGTCCATCTGGTAACTCGTTCAGCAACGTATCAGCGCACATGCTGGCCGGTCCCCAGCCGACCAACCTCT CATTGGACGGACGTATCCGGAACTGGAGTATCGGACCGACGGTACCAGGAACTCACTTGACCAACATGCGGCACTCCTCCGACAACCGTTCCCTAGTCAGCCCGGAGTCTGGCCGCTACTTCCTGTACAGCCAGGTCGGCTTCCTAATATACTACAACCCGGAAGCGCAGCTAGACCCTCAAAGTCCTGCGCCGTCGCTATTTCACTCCGTCCTCCGGTATAACTTCTTATACCCGCTAGGCGATGAAGAGTTGTTGCGAAGTGACGTCACTCGGTGTTGGAAACAAAAGAAAGACTACGGCCGTTACACAAGCTACGTCGGCGCCACTGTCCAACTCAATAAAGGCGACCTGGTCTATGTTAAA AACTGGAAGTTTACGCTCCTATGTGATCCTAGAACTGGAAGTGTACGCTCCTATGTGATCCCAGAACTGGAAGTGTACGCTCCTATGTGA